The sequence below is a genomic window from Pedosphaera parvula Ellin514.
GTCTCATCCGCCAGCACCAGCACTTCACTGGGTCCCGGCAATAAATCAATCGCAACTTGCCCGAAAAGCAACCGCTTCGCAGCAACCACATACGGATTTCCGGGACCGAAAATCTTTTGAACCCGCTTGATGGTTGCTGTGCCGTAGGCCATCGCCGCAATCGCCTGCGCCCCGCCAAGACGATAAACCTCTGTCGCTCCCGCCAACCGCGCTGCATAGAGGAGCCCAGGGTTGATCTCACCCGTCGGCCCGCAAGGCGTGCATACCACGATCTCTTTACAACCTGCCACTCTGGCCAGGGTAATGGTCATCAATGCGGTGGACATCAACGGAGCCGTGCCGCCGGGTATATAAATGCCCACGCGTTGGAACGGATCAAATTTCTCTCCGACCTTCGCTCCATGTGCATTTTTTGCCGACCAGTTCTTGCGCAAGGCTTTTTTGCTAAAAGCCTCAATGTTCTTGCTTGCCGAAGCAACTGCTGCACGCAACGAATCATCTGCTTTGAAGGCTGCTGACAGAAACTCCGCCTGGGTCACGGTCAATTGTTCCACCGTCAACTTCGCACGATCAAAACGCTCCGTGAGTTCGAGCAGAGCAGCATCACCCCGAATCTTCACATCTTCCACAATGGCACGAGCACGTTCTTCAATAACCGGATCGAACAGGCTGGAAGGCGCAGCCAATTGCTGCAACCGCTCGGTAAAGTTCGCATCCGTATGGCGGATAACATTCATCCCCTTGAGGCTAGAAGATGCTCCGACAAATGTCAAAGTGGCTTGAATGCCGCCCAAATTCACGCATCTGGCGCGAATTTCGCACTCTTTTTACCCAACCACCCGCGCCCTGCTCGCAATTTCCTCAATAAACGACGATGGCAAGGCTAATGCTCTTGAAGGTTTCGAGCACTGTATGAAACCAATCGCTCAGAAAAAACAGAAACCTGAGGAGGAACTATGGAAACAC
It includes:
- the hisD gene encoding histidinol dehydrogenase — encoded protein: MNVIRHTDANFTERLQQLAAPSSLFDPVIEERARAIVEDVKIRGDAALLELTERFDRAKLTVEQLTVTQAEFLSAAFKADDSLRAAVASASKNIEAFSKKALRKNWSAKNAHGAKVGEKFDPFQRVGIYIPGGTAPLMSTALMTITLARVAGCKEIVVCTPCGPTGEINPGLLYAARLAGATEVYRLGGAQAIAAMAYGTATIKRVQKIFGPGNPYVVAAKRLLFGQVAIDLLPGPSEVLVLADETANSKFATADLLAQAEHGSGHERVWLVTTSGKLLKEVEKEIGLQLPKLSRRDFIQKDLEKNGWLILVKNLDEAIKLTNQLAPEHCEIMARGASKVAEKIVTAGAIFLGSYSPTALGDYVAGPSHTLPTGGAGASFAGLTVDQFQRRTSVVEYDRTSLKKGLTALQKFADVEGLDAHKRSAEIRVEGAKAKTKAGRKI